A genomic window from Martelella lutilitoris includes:
- the aceA gene encoding isocitrate lyase → MSEFYNLVEGAAEGRFDGIERSYSADDVKRLRGSVRIRSTLAEEGAKRLWKLIHEDDFVNALGALSGNQAMQMVRAGLKAIYLSGWQVAADANTASAMYPDQSLYPANAGPELVKRINKTLQRADQIEISERSGLSVETWFAPIVADAEAGFGGPLNAFEIMKAYIEAGAAGVHFEDQLASEKKCGHLGGKVLIPTAAHIRNLTAARLAADVMGVPTLVIARTDAEAAKLLTSDIDERDQPFVDYDAGRTAEGFYRVRNGLEACIARAVAYAPYCDLIWCETSKPDLEQARKFAEGVHKHHPGKLLAYNCSPSFNWKKNLSDEDIARFQRELGAMGYKFQFITLAGFHQLNFGMFELARGYRDRQMAAYSELQQAEFAAEANGYTATRHQREVGTGYFDAVSMAITGGTGSTTAMGESTETAQFQAAE, encoded by the coding sequence ATGTCTGAATTTTACAATCTTGTCGAGGGCGCCGCAGAGGGCCGGTTTGACGGCATCGAGCGCAGCTACAGCGCGGACGACGTCAAGCGGCTGCGCGGCTCGGTCCGCATCCGCTCGACGCTGGCGGAGGAGGGTGCCAAGCGGCTCTGGAAGCTGATCCATGAGGATGATTTCGTCAATGCGCTCGGCGCGCTGTCGGGCAACCAGGCCATGCAGATGGTTCGCGCCGGGCTGAAGGCGATCTATCTCTCCGGTTGGCAGGTCGCAGCCGACGCCAATACCGCCTCCGCCATGTATCCGGACCAGTCGCTCTATCCGGCCAATGCCGGCCCCGAGCTTGTAAAGCGGATCAACAAAACCCTTCAACGTGCTGATCAGATTGAGATATCAGAGAGAAGTGGGCTTTCTGTCGAGACCTGGTTCGCTCCGATCGTCGCCGATGCGGAAGCCGGCTTCGGCGGGCCGCTCAACGCCTTCGAGATCATGAAGGCCTATATCGAGGCGGGCGCTGCCGGCGTTCATTTCGAGGACCAACTGGCCTCTGAAAAGAAATGCGGCCATCTCGGCGGCAAGGTTCTGATCCCGACGGCGGCCCATATCCGCAACCTGACCGCCGCCCGGCTTGCCGCCGACGTCATGGGCGTTCCGACGCTGGTCATCGCGCGCACGGATGCCGAGGCGGCCAAGCTCCTGACCTCCGATATCGACGAGCGCGACCAGCCCTTTGTCGATTATGATGCCGGCCGCACGGCGGAGGGCTTCTACCGCGTCCGCAACGGGCTCGAGGCCTGCATCGCCCGTGCCGTCGCCTATGCGCCTTACTGCGATCTCATCTGGTGCGAGACCTCCAAGCCGGATCTGGAGCAGGCGCGCAAATTCGCCGAGGGCGTGCACAAGCACCATCCGGGCAAGCTTCTCGCCTATAACTGCTCGCCCTCCTTCAACTGGAAGAAGAACCTGAGCGACGAGGATATCGCGCGCTTCCAGCGGGAACTCGGCGCCATGGGCTACAAGTTCCAGTTCATCACCCTTGCCGGCTTCCATCAATTGAATTTCGGCATGTTCGAACTGGCGCGCGGCTATCGCGACCGTCAGATGGCCGCCTACAGCGAGTTGCAGCAGGCCGAGTTCGCGGCGGAAGCCAACGGCTATACCGCGACCCGTCACCAGCGCGAGGTCGGTACCGGCTATTTCGATGCCGTCTCGATGGCGATCACCGGCGGCACGGGCTCGACCACGGCGATGGGCGAATCAACCGAAACCGCGCAGTTCCAGGCGGCCGAATAG
- a CDS encoding SMc00767 family acetate metabolism repressor, whose amino-acid sequence MTRRINVKERAEAQSTRMSSEQQAAIRMVANDLHRLNQSVMRAVDAGVSVEIIRSARHHGGTRSWGDLLVPIIIAGNAEEPAPEESLAEG is encoded by the coding sequence ATGACGCGCAGGATCAACGTCAAGGAACGCGCCGAGGCCCAATCGACGCGGATGAGCAGCGAGCAGCAGGCGGCAATCCGCATGGTCGCCAATGATCTGCACCGGCTGAACCAGTCGGTCATGCGGGCGGTCGATGCCGGGGTTTCCGTCGAGATCATCCGCTCGGCTCGTCACCACGGCGGGACCAGGAGCTGGGGCGATCTTCTGGTGCCGATCATCATCGCCGGGAACGCGGAAGAGCCTGCGCCCGAGGAAAGCCTGGCTGAGGGCTGA
- a CDS encoding glutaredoxin family protein, with product MAEAKTAKLYRMVMPDHICPYGLKSRHLLKSKGYDVDDHHLKTREETDGFMEEHGVETTPQTFIDGKRIGGYDDLRVFFKLDPPPEEQSDTSYTPVIAIFAVALLLALGLSWHQYGNPLTLRMVEWFISLSMTILAIQKLQDVESFSTMFLNYDLLARRWVPYGRIYPFGEALAGILMTAGALVWISAPVALFIGLVGSVSIFKAVYLDRRELKCACVGGSSSVPLGFVSLTESLMMTLMGIWMPLKALLL from the coding sequence ATGGCTGAAGCAAAGACAGCAAAGCTCTACCGCATGGTCATGCCCGACCATATCTGCCCCTACGGACTGAAATCGCGTCATCTTCTGAAATCCAAAGGATATGACGTCGACGACCATCACCTGAAAACGCGGGAGGAAACCGACGGCTTCATGGAGGAGCACGGCGTCGAGACGACGCCGCAGACCTTCATCGACGGCAAACGGATCGGCGGCTATGACGACCTGCGGGTCTTCTTCAAGCTCGATCCGCCGCCGGAAGAACAGAGCGACACGAGCTACACGCCGGTGATCGCGATCTTCGCGGTTGCGCTTCTGCTGGCGCTCGGCCTTTCCTGGCATCAATACGGCAATCCGCTGACCCTGCGCATGGTCGAATGGTTCATTTCGCTGTCGATGACCATCCTCGCCATCCAGAAGCTTCAGGATGTCGAAAGCTTTTCCACGATGTTCCTGAATTACGACCTTCTTGCGCGCCGCTGGGTGCCGTATGGCAGGATCTACCCCTTCGGCGAGGCGCTTGCCGGCATATTGATGACGGCGGGCGCTCTGGTCTGGATCTCTGCGCCCGTCGCCCTCTTTATCGGGCTTGTCGGCTCGGTCAGCATCTTCAAGGCGGTCTATCTCGACAGGCGGGAGCTGAAATGCGCCTGTGTCGGCGGCTCGTCCTCCGTGCCGCTCGGCTTCGTCTCGCTGACCGAAAGCCTGATGATGACGCTGATGGGCATCTGGATGCCGCTGAAGGCCTTGCTGCTGTGA
- the recQ gene encoding DNA helicase RecQ has product MPDCTLAEPLAVLKEIYGYSKFRGKQAAVIDQVVSGGDAVVLFPTGAGKSLCYQVPALCRQGVGVVISPLIALMRDQVEALKQLGVHAAAMNSSLSQEDFIATRRALARGEIDLLYVTPERVATAGFMEMMRDLQIALFAIDEAHCVSQWGHDFRPEYRALDRLAEAFPGVPRMALTATADPHTREDIIERLALTNAAVFTTSFDRPNITYEIVERAQPRRQLLDFLSRHKGESGIVYCLSRAKVEETAEWLNGEGIRALAYHAGMAREVRDANQDAFLKEDELCLVATVAFGMGIDKPDVRYVAHLDLPGSVEAYYQETGRAGRDGLPADAWMVYGMADVTQRGRMIDRSAAADEIKRVERAKLNALLGICETADCRRQAILAHFGEKHEGGCGNCDTCLSPVETWDGTEAAIKAMAAIYRTGERFGAGHLIDVLTGNETERTERFGHTTMPVFGAGKDIAPKTWQSVYRQLLAKGLIRVDHEAYGALKLEEGARAVFRHEQSLRFRVDRAPKGKASSGTRRRNDAKAALSEQDQSLFEALRATRTALAKELAVPPYVIFPDTTLIALASHRPGSAEAMLEIQGVGKTKLQRYGAEFLDTIRAHG; this is encoded by the coding sequence TTGCCCGATTGCACCCTCGCCGAACCGCTCGCCGTCCTCAAGGAAATCTACGGCTACTCGAAATTTCGCGGAAAACAGGCCGCCGTGATCGATCAGGTCGTCTCGGGCGGCGATGCCGTGGTTCTGTTCCCGACGGGGGCCGGCAAGTCGCTCTGCTATCAGGTTCCCGCCCTCTGCCGCCAGGGCGTCGGCGTGGTGATCTCGCCGCTGATCGCGTTGATGCGCGACCAGGTCGAGGCGCTGAAACAGCTTGGCGTCCACGCAGCCGCGATGAACTCCTCGCTGTCGCAGGAGGATTTCATCGCAACGCGGCGGGCCCTTGCGCGCGGCGAAATCGACCTTCTCTACGTCACGCCGGAACGCGTCGCCACGGCCGGTTTCATGGAGATGATGCGCGACCTTCAGATCGCGCTCTTCGCCATTGACGAGGCCCATTGCGTCTCCCAGTGGGGCCATGATTTCCGCCCGGAATACCGCGCGCTCGACCGGCTGGCGGAGGCCTTTCCCGGCGTGCCGCGCATGGCGCTGACGGCAACGGCCGATCCCCATACCCGCGAAGACATCATCGAACGGCTGGCGCTCACGAACGCGGCGGTCTTCACCACCTCCTTCGACCGGCCCAACATCACCTATGAGATCGTCGAGCGGGCCCAGCCGCGCCGCCAGCTTCTCGACTTCCTCTCACGCCACAAGGGCGAGAGCGGCATCGTCTACTGCCTCTCGCGCGCCAAGGTGGAGGAGACCGCGGAATGGCTGAACGGCGAGGGCATAAGAGCGCTCGCCTATCATGCCGGCATGGCGCGCGAGGTCAGGGACGCCAATCAGGACGCGTTCCTGAAGGAGGACGAACTCTGCCTTGTGGCAACCGTCGCCTTCGGCATGGGGATCGACAAGCCGGATGTGCGCTATGTCGCCCATCTGGATCTGCCGGGCTCCGTCGAGGCCTATTACCAGGAGACCGGACGCGCGGGACGCGACGGTCTTCCGGCCGATGCCTGGATGGTCTATGGCATGGCCGACGTCACCCAGCGCGGTCGCATGATCGATCGCTCCGCCGCCGCCGATGAGATCAAGCGCGTCGAGCGCGCCAAGCTCAATGCCCTGCTCGGCATATGCGAGACCGCCGATTGCCGCCGCCAGGCGATCCTTGCCCATTTCGGGGAAAAGCACGAAGGCGGTTGCGGCAATTGTGACACCTGCCTTTCGCCGGTTGAGACCTGGGATGGAACGGAAGCCGCAATCAAGGCCATGGCCGCGATCTACCGCACCGGCGAGCGCTTCGGCGCGGGCCATCTGATCGATGTGCTCACCGGCAACGAGACCGAACGGACGGAACGCTTCGGCCATACGACCATGCCCGTCTTCGGCGCCGGCAAGGACATCGCGCCCAAGACCTGGCAATCGGTCTACCGGCAATTGCTTGCCAAGGGGCTGATCCGGGTCGACCATGAGGCCTATGGCGCGCTGAAGCTCGAGGAAGGGGCGCGCGCCGTGTTTCGGCACGAGCAGTCGCTGCGCTTCCGGGTCGATCGGGCGCCGAAGGGCAAGGCCTCTTCCGGCACGCGCAGACGCAACGACGCCAAGGCCGCGCTTTCCGAACAGGATCAGTCCCTGTTCGAAGCGCTGCGCGCCACCCGCACGGCGCTTGCCAAGGAACTCGCCGTGCCGCCCTATGTGATCTTTCCCGATACGACGCTGATCGCGCTTGCCAGCCATCGGCCAGGTTCCGCCGAGGCCATGCTCGAAATCCAGGGCGTCGGCAAGACCAAGCTGCAGCGCTATGGCGCGGAGTTTCTCGACACGATCCGCGCGCACGGCTGA
- the iolG gene encoding inositol 2-dehydrogenase, protein MTVSIALLGAGRIGRVHARAVTSVAGVRLAAIADANAEAAGEIAALYETVVSTIDDIAADDTIDAVIIATPTGTHADLIEKFARAGKAIFCEKPVDLDSARARQCLAVVAETGTRLMLGFNRRFDPNFQALKQTIADGKIGNPEMLHIISRDPAPPPISYLASSGGFFKDMTIHDFDMSRFLLGEEIETVQASGSALIDPEIGKIGDFDSASTILTTVSGRQCTISNSRRATFGYDQRIEVLGSKGAVSAENLRPASIELATAEGFLRPPIYDFFMTRYVDAFAAEIRSFAENLKSGAAMSPSGDDGLKALEIAEAADLSAREKRLVYVSEIRG, encoded by the coding sequence ATGACTGTATCGATTGCACTTTTGGGCGCAGGACGGATAGGCCGCGTTCACGCGCGCGCCGTCACCTCGGTGGCAGGCGTCCGGCTCGCCGCCATCGCCGACGCAAATGCTGAAGCCGCCGGCGAGATTGCCGCGCTTTACGAGACCGTTGTCTCGACGATCGACGATATCGCCGCCGATGACACTATCGACGCGGTGATCATCGCCACGCCGACCGGGACCCATGCCGATCTGATCGAGAAATTCGCCCGCGCCGGCAAGGCGATCTTCTGCGAAAAGCCGGTCGATCTCGATTCGGCCCGCGCCCGCCAGTGCCTTGCCGTCGTTGCGGAGACCGGGACGCGGCTGATGCTCGGCTTCAACCGCCGGTTCGATCCCAATTTCCAGGCGCTGAAGCAGACGATCGCCGACGGCAAGATCGGCAATCCGGAAATGCTGCATATTATTTCCCGCGACCCCGCCCCGCCGCCGATCTCCTACCTCGCCTCCTCCGGCGGCTTCTTCAAGGACATGACGATCCATGATTTCGACATGAGCCGGTTCCTGCTCGGCGAGGAGATCGAGACCGTGCAGGCCAGTGGCTCGGCGCTGATCGACCCGGAGATCGGCAAGATCGGCGATTTCGACAGCGCCTCGACCATCCTGACCACCGTTTCCGGCCGCCAGTGCACGATTTCCAACTCGCGCCGGGCCACATTCGGCTACGACCAGCGGATTGAAGTTCTGGGCTCGAAAGGCGCTGTTTCGGCGGAAAACCTGCGGCCCGCGTCGATCGAGCTGGCAACGGCCGAGGGTTTTCTGCGGCCGCCGATCTATGACTTCTTCATGACCCGCTATGTCGACGCCTTTGCCGCCGAAATCCGCAGTTTCGCTGAGAACCTGAAATCGGGCGCGGCGATGTCGCCGAGCGGCGATGACGGTCTGAAGGCGCTGGAGATCGCGGAAGCCGCCGATCTTTCGGCGCGCGAGAAGCGCCTGGTCTATGTCTCGGAGATCCGGGGCTGA
- a CDS encoding MurR/RpiR family transcriptional regulator, whose product MPNHESDAPDTIDAFFARLAERSPGFPKRLKQCADFVAANPDRVAVSTVAELSAEAGVQPSAFMRFCQELGFSGFSQMQRLFRSDYSRKWPDYATRIDSLRNHGSDSPAALLAEFVEVGRLSLENLLASVETEALNEAVAMLAKAETIHLVGFRRAFPVTSYLAYAFEKMDIPAMLHTGIAGLGLEYAIRPNDAVLAVTFAPYTERTLEIAEAGRARGAGLVAITDYVTSPLVRLGATTLNVAEPDVGAFRALSGSLSLAISLAVSVGAARKNGKNRK is encoded by the coding sequence ATGCCCAACCATGAAAGTGATGCGCCCGATACGATCGACGCCTTTTTTGCCCGTCTCGCGGAGCGCTCACCGGGCTTCCCCAAGCGCCTGAAGCAATGCGCCGATTTCGTTGCCGCCAATCCGGACCGGGTGGCGGTCTCGACGGTGGCCGAGCTTTCGGCGGAGGCCGGCGTTCAGCCTTCCGCCTTCATGCGGTTCTGCCAGGAACTTGGCTTTTCGGGCTTTTCCCAGATGCAGCGTCTGTTCCGGAGCGACTATTCGCGCAAGTGGCCGGATTATGCGACGCGTATCGACTCGCTCAGGAATCACGGTTCCGACAGTCCGGCGGCGCTGCTCGCCGAATTCGTAGAGGTCGGCCGTCTGTCGCTTGAGAACCTGTTGGCCTCGGTCGAGACGGAAGCGCTGAACGAGGCCGTGGCGATGCTGGCAAAGGCCGAGACCATCCACCTCGTCGGCTTCCGCCGTGCCTTTCCGGTCACCTCCTATCTCGCCTATGCCTTCGAGAAGATGGATATTCCGGCAATGCTGCATACGGGAATTGCGGGGCTCGGGCTGGAGTATGCCATTCGGCCCAATGATGCCGTGCTCGCCGTCACCTTTGCTCCCTATACCGAGCGCACGCTGGAGATCGCGGAAGCGGGAAGGGCGCGCGGCGCAGGCCTTGTTGCCATCACCGATTACGTCACCAGCCCGCTGGTGCGGCTCGGCGCCACCACGCTCAACGTGGCCGAACCCGATGTCGGCGCCTTCCGGGCCCTCTCCGGATCGCTGTCGCTGGCGATCTCGCTTGCAGTGTCCGTGGGCGCCGCACGCAAGAATGGAAAAAATAGAAAATAA
- a CDS encoding sugar ABC transporter substrate-binding protein, whose amino-acid sequence MKSRFLALAAAAVALTSLAPAAAWAEGERFVLISHAPDSDSWWNTIKNAINVAGDQMDVEVEYRNPPTGDLADMGRIVQQAAASNPDGIIVTIADYDVLSGPISDAVAKGIPVITINSGTEEQSKQLGAMMHVGQPEYMAGKLAGERAKKESDADSFLCVNHYITNPASVERCQGFADGLGVELGQQMIDSGMDPSEVKSKVMAYLNANPDTGAILTLGPNSAEPTIAALDETGKAGQVYFGTFDLSSGIADAIKAGTINFAIDQQPYLQGYLPVVILTNYARYGVMPGNSINSGPGFITDSNIELVEKYAGQYR is encoded by the coding sequence ATGAAAAGCAGATTTCTTGCGCTGGCGGCTGCTGCCGTTGCACTGACGAGCCTGGCGCCCGCCGCGGCCTGGGCCGAGGGCGAGCGCTTCGTGCTGATCTCGCATGCGCCCGACAGCGACAGCTGGTGGAACACGATCAAGAACGCGATCAATGTCGCGGGCGACCAGATGGATGTCGAAGTGGAATACCGCAACCCCCCGACCGGCGACCTTGCCGATATGGGCCGCATCGTCCAGCAGGCGGCCGCGTCCAATCCGGACGGCATCATCGTCACGATCGCCGATTATGACGTTCTTTCCGGTCCGATCTCGGATGCCGTGGCCAAGGGCATTCCGGTGATCACCATCAATTCGGGCACGGAGGAGCAGTCCAAGCAGCTCGGCGCGATGATGCATGTGGGCCAGCCGGAATATATGGCGGGCAAGCTTGCCGGCGAGCGCGCCAAGAAGGAATCGGATGCCGACAGCTTCCTGTGCGTCAACCACTACATCACCAATCCGGCATCCGTTGAGCGCTGCCAGGGCTTTGCCGATGGTCTGGGCGTTGAGCTCGGCCAGCAGATGATCGACAGCGGCATGGACCCGTCCGAGGTCAAGTCGAAGGTGATGGCCTATCTGAACGCCAATCCGGATACCGGCGCGATCCTGACGCTCGGCCCCAACTCGGCTGAGCCGACGATTGCCGCGCTTGATGAAACCGGCAAGGCGGGGCAGGTCTATTTCGGTACGTTCGACCTTTCGAGCGGCATTGCCGATGCGATCAAGGCCGGCACGATCAACTTCGCCATCGACCAGCAGCCCTATCTGCAGGGCTATCTGCCGGTGGTCATCCTGACCAACTACGCCCGCTACGGCGTGATGCCGGGCAACTCGATCAATTCCGGGCCCGGCTTCATCACCGACAGCAATATCGAACTGGTTGAAAAATACGCCGGTCAGTATCGCTGA